The following proteins come from a genomic window of Zonotrichia leucophrys gambelii isolate GWCS_2022_RI chromosome 4, RI_Zleu_2.0, whole genome shotgun sequence:
- the DRD5 gene encoding D(1B) dopamine receptor, translating into MLRGGRSPLPPATGPPGEARGTAGSPGAAQVAAGSLLALLILWTLFGNVLVCAAIVRYRHLRSKVTNIFIVSLAVSDLLVALLVMPWKAVAEVAGYWPFGAFCNVWVAFDIMCSTASILNLCVISVDRYWAISSPFRYERKMTQRLALVMISVAWALSVLISFIPVQLNWHKGGDVVAAADIEDGFGTAWAAAGAVTTWAEDMSTTWAALAAVRPSDGTSGSNDTLTGPSESCDSSLNRTYAISSSLISFYIPVAIMIVTYTRIYRIAQVQIRRISSLERAAEHAQSCRSSHVDCHHHTSLKSSIRKETKVLKTLSVIMGVFVCCWLPFFILNCMVPFCESPPSDPHAGLPCVSETTFNIFVWFGWANSSLNPIIYAFNADFRKVFSNLLGCGQFCTGTAVETVNISNELISYNQDTLYHKEIVTAYVNMIPNVVDCEEHRGDPFDRMSQISPDHEVATDSACELDCEGEISLGKITPFTPNGLH; encoded by the coding sequence ATGCTGCGGGGTGGCCGGAGCCCACTGCCCCCGGCGACGGGGCCCCCCGGCGAGGCGCGGGGCACGGCGGGTTCCCCCGGGGCGGCGCAGGTGGCGGCGGGCAGCCTGCTGGCGCTGCTCATCCTCTGGACTCTCTTCGGGAACGTGCTCGTGTGCGCGGCCATCGTCCGCTACCGGCACCTGCGGAGCAAGGTTACCAACATCTTCATCGTGTCCCTGGCTGTCTCGGACCTACTGGTGGCCCTGCTCGTCATGCCCTGGAAGGCGGTGGCAGAGGTGGCTGGGTACTGGCCCTTTGGGGCTTTCTGCAACGTCTGGGTGGCCTTTGACATCATGTGCTCCACGGCCTCCATCCTGAACCTGTGCGTGATCAGCGTGGACAGGTACTGGGCTATCTCCAGCCCTTTCCGCTACGAGAGGAAGATGACCCAGCGCTTGGCTCTGGTGATGATCAGCGTGGCATGGGCGCTGTCTGTGCTCATCTCCTTCATCCCTGTCCAGCTCAACTGGCACAAAGGTGGGgatgttgttgctgctgctgataTTGAAGATGGAtttggcactgcctgggcagcagcaggtgctgtcACCACCTGGGCAGAAGATATGAGTACCACATGGGCGGCATTAGCGGCAGTGAGACCCTCTGATGGGACCTCTGGCAGCAATGATACCCTCACTGGACCATCGGAGAGCTGTGACTCTAGCCTCAACAGGACTTATGCTATTTCCTCCTCCTTGATCAGTTTTTATATCCCGGTGGCTATCATGATAGTCACCTACACCCGAATCTACCGCATTGCCCAGGTGCAGATTCGTCGTATCTCTTCCTTGGAGAGGGCAGCCGAGCATGCACAGAGCTGCCGGAGCAGCCACGTTGACTGCCACCATCACACAAGCCTCAAGTCCTCCATCAGGAAAGAAACCAAGGTGTTAAAGACGCTCTCTGTCATCATGGGTGTCTTTGTGTGTTGCTGGTTGCCATTCTTCATCCTGAACTGCATGGTTCCCTTCTGCGAGAGCCCACCCAGCGACCCCCACGCCGGCCTGCCCTGCGTCAGTGAGACCACCTTTAATATCTTTGTCTGGTTTGGTTGGGCTAACTCTTCTCTTAACCCCATCATCTATGCCTTCAATGCTGACTTTAGAAAGGTTTTCTCCAACCTCCTGGGATGTGGTCAGTTTTGCACTGGTACTGCAGTGGAGACTGTTAATATAAGCAATGAGCTTATCTCTTACAACCAGGACACCCTTTACCATAAGGAGATAGTGACTGCTTATGTTAACATGATCCCAAATGTGGTTGACTGTGAGGAGCATCGCGGGGACCCTTTTGATAGGATGTCCCAGATCTCCCCTGACCATGAGGTTGCCACTGACTCTGCCTGTGAGCTGGACTGTGAGGGGGAGATTTCGCTAGGCAAGATAACACCTTTCACTCCAAATGGTTTACATTAA